The Oleidesulfovibrio alaskensis DSM 16109 genome includes the window CCCCCTCTATATTCAATACAACGAACTTCATATAAATTCCGTTGTGCTAGCGGTTGGACATAAATGACACGCGAGCACAAAAAACCATTTGCATTTATTATAAACGCAATTTGCTTTTCAAGGTCATCAGATTCTCCTTGTGCAACAAGCTGACGGCTATCAGGAACACTTTGCTTTGATTCAGAAAAATTTTCTACGCTTTTAAATACTGAATCTTTTGAATTCCCCGCCCACACATTAACACTTAACAACATAAAGATAGATACAAAAAAAACATAAAATAATTTCAACTGCCTACTCCTTTCACACCAAAAATATAAAAAACACCATACCGTAGCCATGGTGCAACAGCCCAACATACAGGCTCTTTTCGATAGCCACTAACGTAGCGCCCCTTGTTTCCCCCTCCGTTATCAGCAAAGCTCTAAATCATGCAACCACCCTCCACACAAAAACAAACCCCCCATTCGTTACCGGATGGGGGCTTCATCATAAGCAAAACAAGCGCACACTAAAACTAGGCGTGGTTACAAGGGCCGTCTATCTGCCGTGCAATCCAAACCTTGATAATTGCCTGACGGGTGATACCAAGACGAGCGGCCTCCTGATCTAAGGCATCAACCATCCATGCAGGAAAGTCCACATTAACGCGGCGTACATCCTTATTAGGGCGGCTTGCCTTTGCAATATCAAGATGCTGGCTAATGTCTTTGCCGTCATCAAAAGCTTTATCAAAATCAGAGGCTCTCATACAATGCCACCTCCTCTTTACGAGAACGGCGCACAGAAATAATCCGTGTAGCCCTACCTCGTTTAGTTATTACTGCCGACCAATGCTTTCCACCTATCATGCCGATAATAAGACAGCGCAGCTCATCCGTGGTCTTCGCTGGAATCTCCAAGAGTTCAGGGTCATCCCACAGAGCCTTGGCTGCCTCAAAATCAATGCCGTGCTTTACCGCATTTGATTGGCTTTTGTTTTTATCGTACTCAAAAAGCATATAAAAAATGTATATAAATTATACCAAAAGTCAACACGTCTACCAAAACAAAAGCCCTCACTCGTTACCAGGTGAGGGCTCATTTTAATAAGGCATATCAAACAGTTTTAAAATCAGCGCAAATGCCAAATCAAAATTACTTCAACTTTCCAAAAAAATAACAGAGCAAAAATAAAAATAAATAGCAAAAAAATATAAAAAGTGAATGGAATCTTATCCCTCAACAAGTTGAATTTTTTTTGCTCATCGATCCATTCTATCTGATGTTGCCAAAAAAATTTATAATGAGCATACCAATCACTAAAGCACACTTGCTTAGCAATACAGCAACCCAAATATTCTTTTCGAATACGTCTAAGCTCATCATACTGCGCTTCGACATCACTTGATGTACCGCTCTTAACCAAGGCATATAAGTCTCTAAGTTCATAGAACATACACGTCAACGCCTCTCCTTTCTCTCGATACGCCTCTTTTTCTTGCTGGTACATCGCAATGTAAATACTCACAAGCCCCAAAACTAGAAAAGAAGCGGAAAGAACTTTCGTTGACAATACATCAAATACAAGAGCAAAAATCCCAAAGGCCATTGAAAAAAAGCCGATAATTCCGGGAACTTTTTCAACGATATCATACGTGGCAAAATGTTTTTTGGCTCCAAAACCAACATTATACCCAAGCTCTGCAATAGATTTCAGTAGTTCGTCTCTATTCATCATTCTCTGCATTTCTTTCTATAGGAACATCAATTCTTCCTCTAGCAACAACCACTCCGCCTTTAACAGCATAACATTCAACGAGATGTTCCCCCTTAAAAGTCGTTTTTTCTTGCTTAGTTCTCCAACCTTTATCTGAAACAATTTGCCCTCTAATACAGTTTCGCCTTTCGGCCTCAGCTCCACGATTAAGAACTTTCCATAGAATCATATCAGGATCTGGCAAGTCTAAAGTGTCTATAGTAAAATCTAATGTTTTTCTAGGCGGCAAGTGGAATCCCCGCCTAAGAAGGTTGGTCAAATAATCAACACGAAAACCATTTTGGGTAACTTTACACTCTAGCTCTAAAGAATAGCGGATATCTACAGGATACTTATCTTCAATAAACTCTTCGGTATATTCATAGCGCAATGCTTCATCTGCTACTCTCACGTTTGCAACATAGGCAGGGAAAAAGCGTCCATACACTTTTTTCCATTCACTATGCGCTGTCGCTGTTTCACCAGCCTTAATCGCTCTTAGACAAGCGTTATATGCTTGGTTAGCTTTTGTTTGAAATTTCTTTTTGACTTTAACTTGTTGATTGCTGCCTAATGCAAAATAAAAATTTTGATCAGGTTGATCTTTCAAATACTCAAAAAAATCACGACTCAGCCGCCCATAGCTTGAGTAGCTTGCCGCGTCATAATCATCTGTATTCATTAGAAACTTATAGACCAAGGTGTCAATCAGAAGTCCCCCCATTACGACACCATTTCTATTCTTCCATGCCCGAACCATTCTAGATAGCATTCTAAAATTATTATTTTTTTCACTATCAATCTTGCGTACTGCCTCAATTTCTTTACGAGGTTTTGTAATTTTCCATGAGCCTCCACCATATGTATCAGGGTATTTAAAGCTACCATCTTCCTGTTCAAAAACAGGCTGAACCTCTACTGTGAAAGTATCGTAAAGAACTTGCACAACAAGGCGATCAACCTTAACCGTGGTCTTAGGGTACCTAGATACTATTGCCTCTTTTGTATCACGAAGAAGTTTCGATTGATCATCTTTATAGGTATTCCACGTCACACTTGGCATTATATAAAGCATGTCCAAGTCAGAAATGCCCTTAATACCAGTTTTTCTACCGTACGACCCTACTTGAAGTGTATTTGCTATTTTTGATGTTGTATCTCGAAACTTCTTATTCAAAGAGTATGTAATTTCACCATATTTACTGCTTATTGAGCTAACATCACCACTTGGTATTCTTATATTGTCACAAAAACTACGAAACATTTCTGCTATAGTCACTAGCAACCTCTACCTATTTCACGATACATTTCTAACAAAACTACACCCACACCATATGTACAGTTACTACAGCCAAATAAACATATGCAAAAGACAATCTATACACCATAATTACAGCCAAGGCGCAGCAGCCCGACAAACAGACCATTTTTCCATACCTTCCAGTACATCTGCCTCGCATTGCTTGCAGGGTTTTACCACTGGTGGCGGCACATCCCTACTGCATTGTGCGTATACACTGGCCTCCCACGGTATGACCGTCAAACAATGGTGACAAAAGGTTTGGACAGCACCACAGGCCTTGCCGAGGCGCGCAGACACAGAAGTCTTTATTTCATTCCCGATAGCAGGCGTTTTAAAATAGCGCAACCACCCACCAACCAAAACAAAAGCCCCCGTCCGTCCACTGGAAAGCAAACGCAAGTAAACATTTTTACAACGAGGATCAGATAAAAAATGTTGAAGGCTCTATGCGAATATGAGAATGTCGAGGCGGAGCGTTCGTCTAATATGGCTAAGACATGCACTTTAATTAGTGTTGATCCCGGTTCGATTCCGGGGCGCTAAAGGGCACATTGAAACCAATGTGATCTTTATCACCCCAGCATCACTATACATTATGACAAACGACGAAAAACTAAAAATCTTCCAAGCTCAAACAGAAAATGTCAAAGCGTTGGAGACAAGCTTCAAGCTAGTTAGCCAAGCAATCAACAATCATTTACGAAAAAATGATTTAGCTACTGCACAAAAATTTACTTTCATTGCTGC containing:
- the brnA gene encoding type II toxin-antitoxin system BrnA family antitoxin, coding for MRASDFDKAFDDGKDISQHLDIAKASRPNKDVRRVNVDFPAWMVDALDQEAARLGITRQAIIKVWIARQIDGPCNHA
- a CDS encoding BrnT family toxin; translated protein: MLFEYDKNKSQSNAVKHGIDFEAAKALWDDPELLEIPAKTTDELRCLIIGMIGGKHWSAVITKRGRATRIISVRRSRKEEVALYESL
- a CDS encoding SLATT domain-containing protein, which codes for MMNRDELLKSIAELGYNVGFGAKKHFATYDIVEKVPGIIGFFSMAFGIFALVFDVLSTKVLSASFLVLGLVSIYIAMYQQEKEAYREKGEALTCMFYELRDLYALVKSGTSSDVEAQYDELRRIRKEYLGCCIAKQVCFSDWYAHYKFFWQHQIEWIDEQKKFNLLRDKIPFTFYIFLLFIFIFALLFFWKVEVILIWHLR
- a CDS encoding SMODS domain-containing nucleotidyltransferase, with amino-acid sequence MTIAEMFRSFCDNIRIPSGDVSSISSKYGEITYSLNKKFRDTTSKIANTLQVGSYGRKTGIKGISDLDMLYIMPSVTWNTYKDDQSKLLRDTKEAIVSRYPKTTVKVDRLVVQVLYDTFTVEVQPVFEQEDGSFKYPDTYGGGSWKITKPRKEIEAVRKIDSEKNNNFRMLSRMVRAWKNRNGVVMGGLLIDTLVYKFLMNTDDYDAASYSSYGRLSRDFFEYLKDQPDQNFYFALGSNQQVKVKKKFQTKANQAYNACLRAIKAGETATAHSEWKKVYGRFFPAYVANVRVADEALRYEYTEEFIEDKYPVDIRYSLELECKVTQNGFRVDYLTNLLRRGFHLPPRKTLDFTIDTLDLPDPDMILWKVLNRGAEAERRNCIRGQIVSDKGWRTKQEKTTFKGEHLVECYAVKGGVVVARGRIDVPIERNAENDE